The following coding sequences lie in one Cannabis sativa cultivar Pink pepper isolate KNU-18-1 chromosome 5, ASM2916894v1, whole genome shotgun sequence genomic window:
- the LOC115716645 gene encoding uncharacterized protein LOC115716645, whose translation MHPHSYTVDSLSKSQDLAATILASSAPSQISVACAAIDSFLHSQSPDHSRHFFSFVFPTLVCKLFGFDDNVSSSSLSLPSQSPPLPSSANGWIDTVLASNDTDLANRVFSLLAPGGVLLSSISAVDRLSLVKYVFPNERLPEWARFMLSSDKDCRILADLCPIFKGKVKEDSVKGSVFQVQLNVFEYYMFWFAYYPVCRGNNESCDTVAIKRNKRFKLENWVSSISGFSSSKRGSPESRNECSLYVRLLYAYLRAFVPVSDLNSHQPYRSSLLQYSLSYDGSVILQAEFVVNVFIHFWLVDNDFSPLPVDLCKSFGVNFPLRSVLGDTPPTAGLGEMVKLFVKYLNLSSAMQSDGNENFDLSGSPRWSSGSFDGSRSRNAIVASPFVNSNGSWNLSIQRPLYRFILRTFLYCPIETSIKNASDVFSVWITYIEPWTISLDDFMAIDAIVDGSAKTLKREESQFQACGYSPTWQGYVLSNYLYYSSLVMHFIGFAHKFLHADAEIVVQMVLKVINILTSSKELLDLLKMVDSIFHSKQTGIGKPMLNSLYRFVPSIREQLKDWEDGLSESDADGSFLHENWNKDLRLFSDGEDGGQQLLQLFILRAEAELQAISGDNLARNLQCIDSLKSQVACLFGSHTIKPLSFSPEPKQHQQVRDDIFKPRRVSSCTMTNVNYKGDWMKRPISDDEVGWLAKFLVWLSDWLNENLGINQPDNIQVDSPSWPYVEVLSGEVDNVYGPTDTMKAILCALGSWLLMLGMTVVRIMRKHGVRVNLRMLASKKVVMVLFLYVVFNILRKAFGVLHRV comes from the exons ATGCACCCTCACTCCTACACCGTCGATTCCTTATCCAAATCCCAAGACCTTGCCGCCACAATCCTCGCTTCCTCCGCCCCTTCTCAGATCTCCGTCGCTTGCGCCGCCATCGACTCCTTCCTGCACTCGCAATCACCCGACCACTCccgccacttcttctccttCGTCTTCCCAACCCTAGTCTGCAAGCTCTTCGGTTTCGACGATAACGTTTCGTCTTCATCGTTATCGTTGCCATCGCAATCGCCGCCGTTGCCGTCGTCGGCTAACGGCTGGATCGACACAGTTCTCGCTTCCAATGATACTGATTTAGCGAATAGAGTGTTTTCCCTTCTTGCTCCCGGGGGTGTCCTTCTCAGCTCAATCTCTGCTGTTGATCGTCTATCCCTTGTGAAGTACGTATTTCCGAACGAACGGTTGCCGGAATGGGCCCGATTCATGCTCTCCTCTGACAAGGACTGCCGTATTTTAGCTGATCTTTGCCCAATTTTCAAAGGTAAAGTTAAGGAAGACTCCGTTAAGGGTTCTGTGTTTCAAGTTCAGCTTAATGTGTTTGAATACTATATGTTTTGGTTCGCTTATTACCCTGTTTGTAGAGGAAACAATGAGAGTTGTGACACTGTTGCCATAAAGAGAAATAAAAGGTTTAAATTGGAGAATTGGGTTTCTTCCATTTCTGGGTTTTCTAGCAGTAAACGGGGTAGTCCGGAGAGTAGGAATGAGTGCAGTCTTTATGTTAGGCTTCTTTATGCTTATCTCCGTGCATTTGTGCCTGTGAGTGATTTGAATTCGCACCAGCCTTATCGGAGCTCGCTTCTTCAGTACTCCTTGAGTTATGATGGTTCTGTTATCTTGCAAGCTGAGTTCGTTGTCaatgtttttattcatttttggcTTGTTGACAATGACTTTTCACCCTTACCTGTTGATTTATGCAAGTCGTTTGGAGTAAATTTTCCATTACGGTCGGTTTTGGGTGATACACCGCCTACAGCTGGGCTTGGTGAGATGGTGAAACTTTTTGTCAAGTACTTGAATTTGAGTTCAGCAATGCAGTCAGATGGGAATGAGAATTTTGACCTTAGCGGCAGTCCAAGGTGGAGTTCCGGTTCATTTGATGGTTCTAGGTCAAGGAATGCTATTGTGGCTTCACCATTTGTGAATTCTAATGGGTCTTGGAACTTGTCAATTCAGAGGCCACTGTATAGGTTTATATTGAGAACATTCTTATATTGCCCCATAGAAACTTCAATAAAAAATGCATCCGATGTGTTTTCGGTTTGGATTACTTATATAGAGCCTTGGACGATCAGTTTGGATGACTTTATGGCTATTGATGCCATTGTTGATGGATCAGCTAAGACTTTGAAGAGGGAGGAATCGCAGTTCCAAGCTTGTGGGTATTCACCTACTTGGCAGGGTTATGTCTTGTCCAACTACTTGTACTATAGTTCCTTGGTTATGCATTTTATTGGGTTTGCACACAAGTTTCTTCATGCTGATGCGGAAATAGTAGTCCAGATGGTCTTAAAG GTTATAAATATTTTGACATCATCCAAAGAGTTACTTGACCTTTTAAAGATGGTGGATTCTATTTTCCATTCCAAACAGACTGGAATTGGGAAACCAATGCTTAATAGCTTGTATAGATTTGTACCTTCAATTCGTGAACAGTTGAAG GACTGGGAGGATGGATTATCGGAGTCTGATGCTGATGGATCTTTCTTGCATGAAAATTGGAACAAAGATTTACGTCTTTTCAGTGATGGAGAAGATGGCGGCCAGCAGCTACTTCAG TTGTTCATATTACGAGCGGAAGCTGAGCTGCAAGCCATTTCTGGTGACAATCTTGCTCGAAATCTGCAGTGCATTGATTCACTGAAATCACAAGTGGCCTGCCTATTCGGTAGCCACACGATAAAGCCATTGTCATTTTCTCCGGAACCAAAACAGCATCAGCAGGTCCGTGATGATATATTCAAGCCCAGAAGAGTCAGCAGTTGTACAATGACCAATGTCAATTACAAGGGTGACTGGATGAAGCGCCCCATCTCAGATGACGAGGTTGGATGGCTTGCGAAATTCTTGGTCTGGTTGTCGGATTGGTTGAATGAGAATCTTGGAATAAACCAGCCAGATAACATTCAGGTAGACTCGCCTTCATGGCCTTACGTGGAGGTTTTAAGTGGTGAGGTGGACAATGTTTATGGACCCACAGATACTATGAAGGCAATTCTATGTGCTCTTGGTTCATGGCTTCTTATGCTGGGAATGACAGTGGTACGGATAATGAGAAAACATGGTGTGAGAGTGAACCTTAGAATGTTGGCGTCTAAAAAGGTAGTAATGGTTTTGTTTTTGTATGTTGTGTTTAATATACTGAGGAAAGCTTTTGGTGTTCTTCATAGGGTGTAG
- the LOC115717035 gene encoding mediator of RNA polymerase II transcription subunit 6 yields MAAPPVGVPGMEGGPPVAPPPPGTDMTGICFRDQLWLNSYPLDRNLVFDYFALSPFYDYTCNNEQLRMRSIHPLDFSQLSKMTGIEFMLSEVMEPHLFVFRKQKRDGPEKVTLMLTYYVLDGSIYQAPQLCNVFAARVGRALYYISKAFTTAASKSEKIGYVDSENDSAALEPKVAKEAIDFRDVKRIDHIIGTLQRKLPPAPPPPPFPEGYVPLTNSESENGPETQQAGEARQPPSVDPIIDQGPAKRMKF; encoded by the exons ATGGCAGCGCCACCAGTGGGGGTGCCGGGTATGGAAGGTGGTCCACCTGTAGCGCCACCTCCACCGGGAACAGACATGACCGGAATATGCTTCAGGGACCAACTATGGCTCAACTCATATCCGCTGGATCGCAACCTTGTCTTCGATTACTTCGCTCTATCCCCCTTCTACGACTATACCTGCAACAATGAACAGCTCCGAATGCGCTCCATTCACCCCCTCGACTTCTCCCAACTCTC GAAAATGACTGGCATAGAATTCATGTTGAGTGAAGTTATGGAGCCTCACCTTTTCGTTTTCCGTAAGCAAAAGAGGGATGGACCTGAGAAAGTTACACTGATGCTGACTTATTATGTTCTGGATGGGTCGATTTACCAAGCACCACAGCTTTGCAATGTTTTCGCTGCTCGAGTT GGGCGTGCTCTGTACTACATATCAAAGGCCTTTACAACAGCTGCCTCAAAGTCAGAGAAGATAGGATATG TTGATTCCGAAAATGACAGTGCAGCTTTGGAACCAAAGGTTGCCAAAGAGGCAATTGATTTTAGAGATGTAAAACGAATTGATCATATTATTGGAACTTTACAACGCAAG CTACCGCCAGCTCCTCCACCGCCACCATTTCCAGAAGGCTACGTCCCCCTTACAAACTCAGAATCGGAAAATGGCCCTGAAACCCAGCAAGCTGGGGAGGCACGACAACCACCTTCCGTTGATCCGATCATTGATCAAGGCCCAGCTAAAAGAATGAAATTCTGA